The following coding sequences lie in one Microcoleus sp. FACHB-672 genomic window:
- a CDS encoding nucleotidyltransferase family protein, which yields MVEQTLELSIDFPKEQITDFCLRWQIKKFALFGSVLREDFRDDSDIDVLVTFDLDAHWGLLDHVRMERELCEIFGREVDLIERLSIEESPNWIRRKEILNTAQNFYVKG from the coding sequence ATGGTTGAGCAAACGCTTGAACTCTCTATTGATTTTCCCAAAGAACAAATTACCGATTTTTGTTTGCGCTGGCAGATTAAGAAATTTGCATTATTTGGTTCTGTTTTGCGGGAAGATTTTCGCGACGATAGCGATATTGATGTGCTGGTTACTTTTGATTTAGATGCCCATTGGGGGCTACTCGATCATGTGAGAATGGAACGAGAGTTATGCGAAATATTTGGACGAGAAGTTGATTTAATTGAACGATTATCTATTGAGGAAAGTCCGAACTGGATACGACGCAAAGAAATTTTAAACACGGCACAGAATTTTTATGTTAAGGGATAG
- the rsmD gene encoding 16S rRNA (guanine(966)-N(2))-methyltransferase RsmD, whose protein sequence is MSLRIYGNRQIKTLATLDTRPTVARVREAVFNIWQGTIIDCRWLDLCAGTGAMAAEALCRGAAEVIAIEKWNRACIIIEENLQQVAGEDQTFQVVQGDVVKRLKTLAGQQFDRIYFDPPYASNLYKPVLEAIANYQLLAPAGELAAEHSPARLPGSPIPALEICRQKVYGNTALTFYRPTSDDPLLTDASE, encoded by the coding sequence ATGAGCCTGAGAATTTACGGCAACCGGCAGATCAAAACTTTAGCGACTTTGGATACCCGACCGACAGTGGCACGGGTGCGAGAAGCTGTATTTAATATCTGGCAAGGCACGATCATTGACTGTCGTTGGTTGGATTTGTGTGCCGGCACCGGCGCAATGGCAGCAGAAGCTTTGTGTCGGGGTGCTGCTGAGGTGATAGCCATTGAAAAATGGAATCGCGCCTGCATCATCATTGAGGAAAATTTACAACAAGTCGCTGGGGAGGATCAGACATTTCAGGTTGTGCAGGGAGACGTCGTCAAACGATTGAAAACCCTTGCCGGCCAGCAGTTTGATCGGATATACTTCGATCCCCCTTATGCTAGCAATCTTTACAAGCCGGTGTTAGAGGCGATTGCCAATTACCAACTCCTCGCACCGGCTGGCGAACTCGCAGCCGAACACAGTCCCGCTCGGTTGCCAGGTTCACCCATTCCCGCCCTAGAAATATGCCGGCAGAAAGTCTACGGCAACACCGCCTTAACCTTCTACCGGCCAACCAGTGACGATCCTTTACTGACAGATGCTAGCGAATAA
- a CDS encoding class I SAM-dependent methyltransferase, which produces MDESNRQLCEIIGQQIAESPNKRITFAEYMDLVLYHRQHGYYATNQVNIGTKGDFFTSPHLGADFGELLAEQFFEMWEILGKPAPFQLVEMGAGQGLLAADVLKYLHKHYFDFFEVLEYVIVEKAAALIEEQKHILSKLLRFGANLRWCRWEEMPAESITGCFFSNELVDALPVHQFLIKDGQLKEIYITNNSISPALFKEETGELSTPEIAKYFEFVGIDLLGGSYEDGYRSEVNLAALEWMQTVANRLQRGYVLTIDYGYLAERYYSRQRREGTLQCYYQHAHHNDPYINVGRQDITAHVDFTALQRQGALCRLQPVGFAQQGLFLMALGLGDRIAALSNMQTQDISDLLRRREALHQLMNPMGLGNFGVLIQSKGLNEEEKGRSLKGLSVPVM; this is translated from the coding sequence ATGGATGAGAGCAACCGGCAGCTTTGCGAAATCATTGGTCAGCAAATTGCCGAGAGTCCCAACAAGCGTATTACATTTGCTGAGTATATGGATTTGGTGCTGTATCACCGACAGCACGGTTATTATGCGACAAATCAAGTCAATATTGGGACGAAAGGTGATTTTTTTACCTCGCCGCATCTCGGTGCTGATTTTGGTGAATTACTGGCAGAGCAATTTTTTGAAATGTGGGAAATTCTGGGGAAACCGGCCCCGTTTCAATTAGTAGAAATGGGTGCTGGACAAGGATTGTTAGCGGCGGATGTGCTCAAATATTTGCACAAACACTATTTTGATTTTTTTGAAGTTTTAGAATATGTGATTGTTGAAAAAGCTGCGGCGCTGATTGAAGAACAAAAACATATTTTATCAAAGTTATTAAGATTTGGCGCTAATTTGCGCTGGTGCCGATGGGAAGAGATGCCGGCAGAATCGATCACAGGTTGCTTTTTTTCTAATGAGTTAGTAGATGCGTTGCCGGTGCATCAGTTTTTGATTAAAGACGGACAATTAAAAGAAATTTATATAACGAACAACTCCATATCCCCCGCTTTATTTAAGGAGGAGACGGGCGAACTTTCTACCCCGGAGATTGCCAAGTATTTTGAATTTGTGGGGATTGATTTGCTGGGAGGTAGCTATGAAGATGGCTATCGCAGCGAGGTAAATTTAGCAGCTTTAGAGTGGATGCAAACGGTGGCAAATCGGCTGCAACGCGGGTATGTGCTAACGATTGATTACGGCTATCTGGCTGAGCGATATTACAGCCGGCAACGACGCGAGGGAACCTTGCAATGTTACTATCAGCACGCCCATCATAACGATCCTTATATTAATGTGGGCCGGCAGGATATTACGGCTCATGTCGATTTTACGGCTTTGCAGCGTCAGGGAGCATTGTGCCGGTTGCAGCCGGTGGGATTTGCTCAGCAGGGATTGTTTTTGATGGCGCTGGGTTTGGGAGATCGCATTGCAGCGCTTTCCAATATGCAGACACAAGATATTTCAGATTTACTGCGCCGGCGCGAGGCGTTGCACCAGTTGATGAATCCGATGGGATTGGGTAATTTTGGGGTATTAATCCAGAGTAAGGGGTTAAATGAGGAAGAGAAGGGGCGCAGTTTGAAGGGATTGAGCGTGCCGGTGATGTAA
- the petG gene encoding cytochrome b6-f complex subunit V: MVEPLLSGIVLGLIAITLAGLFFKAYEQFKRGNKLGI; the protein is encoded by the coding sequence GTGGTAGAACCGTTACTGTCAGGCATTGTACTCGGACTGATTGCCATCACCCTTGCCGGTTTGTTTTTCAAGGCTTATGAGCAGTTCAAACGGGGCAATAAGTTGGGTATTTAG
- a CDS encoding DedA family protein: MQEWITNIMVSLGYLGIGLLMFLENLFPPIPSELIMPLAGFTVSQGKMEFAPALLAGVLGTILGALPWYYAGKLLGDEKLQGLADKYGKWISVSGKDIQKANNWFKKYGKQAVFFGRLVPGVRTLISIPAGINGMALLPFLFYSTIGTVLWVGLLTFAGFVLGDNYELVETYIGPLSKIVLAILIAGFIIWVVRKRMRMNT, from the coding sequence ATGCAGGAATGGATAACGAACATCATGGTTTCCCTTGGCTACTTGGGAATTGGGTTGCTGATGTTCTTGGAAAACTTGTTTCCCCCCATCCCCTCAGAGTTAATCATGCCGCTGGCCGGTTTCACAGTCTCCCAAGGCAAAATGGAGTTTGCGCCGGCCCTTTTGGCGGGAGTATTGGGCACTATCCTAGGGGCGCTGCCGTGGTATTATGCCGGCAAACTGTTAGGTGATGAGAAATTGCAGGGTTTGGCCGATAAGTACGGCAAGTGGATTTCTGTATCCGGTAAAGATATTCAAAAAGCAAATAACTGGTTTAAAAAATATGGCAAGCAAGCTGTATTTTTTGGCCGGCTTGTGCCTGGAGTTCGCACCCTAATTTCCATTCCTGCCGGTATTAACGGCATGGCTTTGCTGCCCTTTCTATTTTACTCAACCATCGGCACAGTCTTGTGGGTGGGTTTACTCACCTTTGCCGGCTTTGTTTTAGGTGATAACTATGAACTTGTAGAAACCTACATCGGCCCGCTTAGTAAAATCGTTCTGGCTATTTTAATCGCTGGATTTATTATCTGGGTCGTTAGAAAAAGAATGAGAATGAACACTTAA
- a CDS encoding peptidase C15: protein MTGIDRVPLFIVVIAPNYYKTSRLVFMRRKILLTSFDTWLPHQISNSSDDLLERVSQLDCLPSSLTFLRKLPVDFELAPALALAKIEELQPDIILCCGMAEGREKLTIESRAVCGNDTLQTSVDLEKIILGLSVTEISHEAGKFVCEALYYSVLNLCSSSCSQSQCIFVHVPILKDENLEQILADFLLIIRRVDFF, encoded by the coding sequence ATGACTGGCATTGATCGGGTTCCTTTATTTATAGTAGTGATCGCTCCTAATTATTATAAAACGTCCCGACTGGTTTTTATGCGCCGAAAAATATTGTTAACATCCTTTGATACTTGGCTTCCCCATCAAATCTCGAATTCTTCTGACGATTTATTAGAAAGAGTTTCCCAACTTGATTGTCTTCCCTCATCACTAACTTTTTTGCGGAAGCTGCCGGTTGATTTTGAATTAGCTCCTGCTCTTGCGCTCGCTAAAATTGAGGAATTGCAACCGGATATTATTCTCTGTTGCGGTATGGCTGAAGGTAGAGAAAAATTAACGATAGAATCGAGGGCAGTGTGTGGGAATGATACGCTACAAACTTCTGTTGATCTAGAAAAAATTATATTGGGTTTATCGGTGACGGAAATTAGCCATGAGGCAGGAAAATTTGTGTGTGAGGCGCTTTATTATTCTGTACTAAATTTATGCAGTTCGTCTTGTTCCCAATCTCAATGTATTTTTGTTCATGTGCCGATTTTGAAAGATGAAAATCTGGAGCAAATTTTAGCAGATTTTTTATTGATTATTAGAAGGGTGGATTTTTTTTAG
- a CDS encoding NAD(P)H-quinone oxidoreductase subunit H — protein sequence MSRIETRTEPMILNMGPHHPSMHGVLRLIMTLDGENVVDCEPVIGYLHRGMEKIAENRTNIMYVPYVSRWDYAEGMFNEAVTVNAPEKLADIAVPRRASYIRVIMLELNRIANHLLWLGPFMADVGAQTPFFYIFRERELIYDLWEAATGYRMVNNNYFRIGGVAADLPYGWVDKCEDFCDYFDPKVDEYERLITDNPIFRRRVEGIGTISREEAINWGLSGPMLRASGVKWDLRKVDHYECYDDFDWEIHWETAGDCMARYVVRIREMRESVKIIRQALKALPGGPFENLEAKRMAEGPKSEWNSFDYQFIGKKIAPTFKIPKGEHYVRVESGKGELGIYIIGDDNVFPWRWKIRAADFVNLQILPQLLRGMKVADIVTILGSIDVIMGSVDR from the coding sequence ATGTCAAGGATTGAAACAAGAACAGAACCCATGATCCTCAACATGGGTCCCCACCACCCTTCCATGCACGGGGTGCTGCGGTTAATTATGACTCTCGACGGTGAGAACGTGGTGGATTGTGAGCCGGTGATCGGCTACTTGCACCGAGGAATGGAAAAGATCGCCGAAAACCGCACCAACATCATGTACGTTCCCTACGTCAGCCGGTGGGACTACGCCGAGGGAATGTTCAACGAGGCAGTTACCGTTAATGCGCCGGAAAAATTGGCTGATATTGCCGTTCCCAGACGCGCCAGCTACATCCGCGTGATTATGCTGGAGTTGAACCGGATCGCCAACCACTTGCTCTGGCTTGGGCCATTTATGGCTGACGTTGGTGCTCAGACACCCTTTTTCTACATTTTCCGGGAACGTGAGCTGATTTATGACTTGTGGGAAGCTGCCACCGGCTACCGGATGGTAAATAATAACTACTTCCGCATTGGGGGAGTTGCGGCAGATCTGCCTTACGGTTGGGTTGATAAGTGCGAAGATTTTTGCGACTATTTCGATCCCAAAGTTGATGAATATGAGCGCTTAATTACAGATAACCCAATTTTCCGCCGGCGCGTTGAGGGAATTGGCACGATCAGCCGTGAAGAAGCCATTAACTGGGGACTTTCTGGCCCAATGTTACGCGCTTCTGGCGTTAAGTGGGACTTGCGAAAGGTTGACCATTACGAGTGCTACGATGACTTCGACTGGGAAATCCACTGGGAAACTGCCGGCGACTGTATGGCGCGTTACGTGGTGCGAATTCGAGAAATGCGCGAGTCGGTGAAGATTATTCGCCAAGCTTTGAAAGCATTGCCTGGTGGCCCATTTGAGAATTTGGAAGCCAAACGCATGGCAGAAGGGCCAAAATCTGAGTGGAACAGCTTTGATTACCAGTTTATTGGTAAGAAAATTGCTCCTACTTTCAAGATTCCTAAAGGCGAACATTATGTCCGTGTTGAAAGCGGCAAAGGTGAGTTAGGAATTTACATTATCGGAGATGATAATGTCTTCCCCTGGCGCTGGAAAATTCGGGCTGCTGATTTCGTCAATTTGCAAATTTTGCCTCAGCTATTGCGGGGCATGAAAGTTGCAGATATTGTCACAATTTTGGGCAGTATTGACGTGATCATGGGATCGGTTGACAGATAA
- a CDS encoding ABC transporter ATP-binding protein, whose product MKTRSSYWQLLPYIKTQWPTIAKALACTLGFTVFWPILAWLAGRMANFIGEGNVVAILQLAGVAAIIFLIRGTVQYGQDALMAKAALRIALDLRKQVYAHLQQLSIDYFATAKTGDLSYRLTEDIDRIGEIINKVFHQFIPCILQLIVVLGYMVWLNWQLTLAALIIAPLMAFLIGWFGERLLVFSRSSQNRTSNLSSLLTELFSGIRLVQAFAAEEYAINSFSKEAEHNRQAKYLAERVKALQFVVVGFLEAMSILLLFFLGGWQISQGNLTGAGFISYVTAVALLIDPISLTTSNYSEFKQTEASVDRIFELFAIQPTVQEKPDAIALPHVTGKVEYRNVSFAYQKQTAGDEENAPSPNPETSTPVLQNLNLLVQPGEAIALVGASGAGKTTLVNLLPRFYDPQAGEIFIDGVKIQDVTLRSLRRQIGIVPQELTLFSGSIAQNIAFGQAQFDLKDVQEAAKIANAHDFITQLSDGYHTWVGERGVNLSGGQRQRLAIARAVLLNPRILILDEATSALDSESEALVQQALERLMQDRTVFIIAHRLASVRRADRILVMEQGRIVESGTHQELLDRAGRYARFYAQQFS is encoded by the coding sequence TTGAAAACGCGATCTAGTTATTGGCAACTACTGCCCTACATCAAAACCCAATGGCCAACGATTGCTAAAGCACTGGCTTGTACTTTGGGGTTTACCGTATTTTGGCCCATCTTAGCTTGGCTAGCCGGTCGCATGGCCAATTTTATCGGAGAAGGAAATGTCGTGGCTATCCTGCAACTAGCAGGAGTCGCCGCGATCATTTTTCTGATCCGAGGTACTGTCCAATATGGGCAAGATGCTTTAATGGCTAAAGCTGCTTTGAGGATTGCTTTAGACCTCCGTAAACAAGTTTATGCTCACTTGCAACAACTGAGTATTGACTACTTTGCGACTGCAAAAACCGGCGATCTTTCCTACCGGCTAACTGAAGATATTGATCGCATCGGGGAAATTATCAATAAAGTCTTTCATCAGTTCATTCCCTGCATTTTGCAACTGATTGTCGTCTTGGGTTACATGGTTTGGCTAAACTGGCAGCTAACCCTTGCCGCGCTGATTATTGCGCCACTGATGGCTTTTTTAATTGGCTGGTTTGGGGAACGGCTGCTTGTTTTCTCCCGCAGCAGTCAAAATCGCACGTCTAATTTATCTTCCCTCCTCACAGAATTGTTTAGTGGTATTCGCTTGGTGCAAGCTTTTGCTGCGGAAGAGTACGCCATTAATAGTTTTAGTAAAGAAGCCGAACACAATCGGCAGGCAAAATACCTGGCAGAAAGAGTCAAAGCGCTTCAATTTGTCGTGGTTGGCTTTCTGGAAGCGATGAGTATCTTACTACTCTTTTTCTTGGGAGGCTGGCAAATATCCCAAGGAAATTTAACAGGGGCCGGCTTTATTAGCTACGTCACAGCCGTCGCACTGTTAATTGATCCGATTTCCCTAACGACCAGCAATTACAGTGAGTTTAAGCAAACTGAAGCATCGGTAGACCGAATTTTTGAACTATTTGCCATTCAACCAACCGTTCAAGAGAAGCCCGATGCGATCGCCCTGCCTCATGTCACCGGCAAAGTAGAATATCGCAATGTTTCCTTTGCCTATCAGAAGCAAACCGCAGGAGACGAGGAAAACGCCCCTTCTCCAAATCCTGAAACTTCAACGCCAGTTTTGCAAAACTTAAATTTGCTGGTGCAGCCGGGGGAAGCGATCGCATTGGTGGGTGCATCGGGTGCCGGTAAAACAACGCTGGTTAATTTATTACCGCGTTTCTATGATCCCCAAGCCGGTGAAATTTTCATTGATGGCGTAAAGATTCAAGATGTGACCCTTCGCAGTCTGCGCCGGCAGATCGGCATTGTCCCCCAAGAACTTACGCTTTTTTCGGGTAGCATTGCCCAAAATATTGCTTTCGGTCAGGCTCAATTTGATCTCAAAGATGTTCAAGAAGCCGCTAAAATCGCGAATGCTCACGATTTTATTACCCAACTGAGCGATGGCTATCATACTTGGGTGGGTGAACGGGGTGTCAACTTATCCGGGGGACAGCGTCAGCGACTTGCGATCGCCCGCGCTGTGCTGTTAAACCCTCGAATTCTCATTCTGGATGAAGCCACCTCAGCCCTTGACTCTGAATCTGAAGCCCTTGTGCAGCAAGCTTTGGAACGCTTAATGCAAGACCGCACAGTGTTTATCATCGCCCACCGGCTGGCTAGTGTGCGCCGCGCTGACCGGATTTTAGTCATGGAACAGGGGCGCATTGTGGAGTCTGGCACTCATCAGGAATTGCTGGATCGGGCCGGTCGTTATGCCCGTTTTTACGCCCAGCAATTCAGTTAA
- a CDS encoding cytochrome c: MESLLQRTAVVGLAAILLAVLGVVGFYHIQTSDPYVKSVLSMNGDAVQGHAIFQMNCAGCHGVQAQGRVGPSLDSISQRKSRVRLIKQVISGKTPPMPQFQPSAQEMADLLNYLEKL, encoded by the coding sequence ATGGAAAGTCTTCTCCAGCGAACCGCCGTCGTGGGGCTGGCGGCGATATTGCTCGCTGTGTTGGGAGTTGTCGGCTTTTACCACATTCAGACATCCGATCCTTACGTTAAAAGCGTTTTATCCATGAATGGCGATGCAGTTCAGGGTCACGCTATCTTTCAAATGAACTGTGCCGGCTGTCATGGCGTGCAAGCACAAGGCCGTGTTGGGCCAAGCCTAGATAGCATCTCCCAGCGCAAGTCTCGCGTTCGCCTCATCAAACAAGTTATCAGCGGAAAAACCCCACCCATGCCCCAGTTCCAGCCTAGTGCCCAAGAAATGGCCGATTTGCTCAACTATCTTGAAAAGCTTTAA
- the hisH gene encoding imidazole glycerol phosphate synthase subunit HisH, translating into MPVIAVVDYDMGNLHSVCKGLENAGGSPKITDDPKVIESAAAVLLPGVGAFDPAIQHLRDRNLIEPVKNAIASGKPFLGICLGMQILFDSSEEGKEPGLGVIPGVVRRFKHEPKLTIPHMGWNQLEFPQPDVPLWQKLAPQPWVYFVHSYYVDPIDPSVKAATVTHGSQTVTAAIARDNVMAVQFHPEKSSSAGLQMLANFVSLVNVPANVH; encoded by the coding sequence ATGCCAGTCATCGCTGTCGTAGACTATGACATGGGAAATTTGCACTCAGTCTGCAAAGGGTTAGAGAATGCCGGCGGATCGCCAAAAATTACGGACGATCCAAAGGTGATCGAGTCCGCCGCTGCGGTTTTGCTGCCTGGAGTTGGTGCGTTTGATCCAGCCATTCAGCACTTGCGAGATCGCAATTTAATCGAACCCGTGAAAAATGCGATTGCCTCCGGTAAACCATTTTTAGGCATCTGCCTGGGGATGCAAATACTCTTTGACAGTAGCGAAGAAGGCAAAGAACCGGGTTTAGGTGTTATCCCTGGTGTGGTGCGCCGGTTTAAGCATGAACCGAAGCTGACGATTCCTCACATGGGCTGGAACCAGCTAGAATTTCCACAGCCAGACGTCCCCCTGTGGCAGAAACTTGCGCCTCAGCCTTGGGTTTATTTTGTGCATTCCTATTATGTTGATCCGATTGATCCCAGCGTGAAGGCAGCAACGGTGACTCACGGCAGCCAGACTGTAACGGCTGCGATCGCCCGTGATAACGTGATGGCTGTGCAATTTCACCCAGAAAAATCTTCGAGTGCCGGCTTACAAATGCTAGCGAATTTTGTCAGCTTAGTGAATGTGCCGGCAAACGTGCATTGA
- the ahcY gene encoding adenosylhomocysteinase: MTATQTQIKHEVKDLSLAALGRQRIEWAGREMPVLRQIRERFAKEKPFAGIRLVACCHVTTETAHLAIALKEGGADALLIASNPLSTQDDVAACLVADYGISVYAIKGEDNDTYHRHVQIALDHKPNIIIDDGSDVVATLIQERPNQIGDLIGTTEETTTGIVRLRAMFRDGVLTFPAMNVNDADTKHFFDNRYGTGQSTLDGIIRATNILLAGKSIVVAGYGWCGKGTALRARGMGANVIVTEIDPTKAIEAVMDGFLVMPMDEAAAQGDIFITVTGNKHVIRGEHFDAMKDGAIVCNSGHFDIEIDLKALASRASEVKTVRSFTQEYRLNNNKSVIVLGEGRLINLAAAEGHPSAVMDMSFANQALASEYLVKNQGKLEAGIHSIPTEVDKDIARLKLQAMGINIDSLTPDQTEYINSWTSGT, encoded by the coding sequence ATGACCGCAACTCAAACCCAGATCAAACACGAAGTTAAAGACCTGTCCCTCGCAGCCCTTGGACGGCAGCGGATTGAATGGGCTGGGCGGGAAATGCCGGTGCTACGGCAAATTCGCGAGCGTTTTGCCAAAGAAAAGCCGTTTGCCGGCATCCGTCTGGTAGCTTGCTGCCACGTAACAACGGAAACCGCTCATTTGGCAATTGCCCTGAAAGAGGGTGGCGCTGACGCTTTGCTAATTGCCAGCAACCCGCTTTCCACCCAAGATGACGTTGCCGCTTGCCTCGTTGCCGATTATGGTATTTCTGTCTACGCGATCAAAGGCGAAGACAATGACACTTACCACCGGCACGTTCAAATTGCCCTCGATCACAAACCCAATATCATCATTGATGATGGCAGCGATGTGGTTGCGACGCTGATCCAGGAACGCCCCAACCAGATTGGTGATTTGATCGGGACGACGGAAGAAACCACCACCGGCATTGTTCGTCTTCGCGCGATGTTCCGCGATGGAGTGCTAACTTTCCCGGCGATGAACGTCAATGATGCGGATACTAAGCATTTCTTTGATAACCGCTACGGCACCGGGCAATCAACCCTTGATGGCATTATCCGCGCTACGAATATTCTGTTAGCCGGTAAATCGATAGTGGTTGCCGGTTACGGTTGGTGCGGCAAAGGCACAGCGCTGCGTGCACGCGGTATGGGCGCTAACGTGATTGTCACCGAAATTGACCCCACCAAAGCGATTGAAGCCGTGATGGATGGTTTCCTCGTCATGCCAATGGACGAGGCAGCCGCACAAGGAGACATTTTTATCACCGTCACCGGCAACAAACACGTCATTCGTGGCGAACACTTCGATGCCATGAAAGACGGCGCCATTGTTTGCAACTCTGGCCACTTTGACATTGAAATTGACCTCAAGGCGCTGGCATCTCGCGCTTCTGAAGTGAAAACCGTTCGGTCTTTCACCCAAGAATATCGCTTAAATAACAACAAATCTGTGATTGTTTTGGGCGAAGGACGTTTGATTAACCTCGCTGCCGCTGAAGGACACCCCAGCGCAGTGATGGATATGAGCTTTGCTAACCAAGCTTTAGCCTCTGAGTATTTGGTGAAAAATCAAGGCAAATTGGAAGCCGGTATTCACTCTATCCCAACTGAGGTTGATAAAGACATTGCACGGCTGAAGTTACAGGCAATGGGAATTAATATTGACTCCCTGACGCCTGATCAAACTGAGTACATTAACTCTTGGACTTCAGGGACTTAA
- a CDS encoding M48 family metallopeptidase, with protein MAITQPQFDALIQRLEKFAHQQPALYKLCVALLAMLGYAYIFTILALLLAILGLLVAMVISTGRLNGYMIKFAILILVPTFIVLKSLWVHFPPPTGLELRQQDVPRLFELVDELTLKLEAPRFHHILLTEEFSAGVTQRPRLGIFGWQQNYLRVGLPLMQALSPEQLRAVLAHELGHLSGNHSRFAGWIYRVRQIYVQILERLQQSNHGGSSVLFQNFFNWYAPFFYAYSFVLARMDEYEADRCAAALAGAQNVAEALINTTISARFLHNSFWPNIDKQVIHQVEPPATIYTDLVKALAAGIPADEATIWLDRALAQKTDLDDTHPCLTDRLSALGYLKGKPKQLPLPADIKISAAQEFLESKFKQFLADFDHTWKQEMETPWRQRYAYAKEAQNQLKILEKKAKTQQLTPEDAWDHAAWTAEFKGNEAAIPLLREILTTAPAHPSTHFLLGQILLEKNELSGIGHIEKAMEKDPEKVLPGCELIYAFFKEQGQIEKAKAYQARAQQHYELLLIAQQERSFVQESDTFLPHDLPSPALEPLRQLVSRYTQVKEVYLVRKRVIYFPEKPFYVLGIKLRRTWYKFQSSDSDQQFFNQFVSEVKLPGQAYVILLNSQEKNFKNLEQILREIQGAAIYKHEG; from the coding sequence ATGGCCATAACTCAACCACAGTTTGATGCGCTCATCCAGCGCCTTGAAAAGTTTGCTCATCAGCAGCCGGCACTCTACAAGCTTTGTGTAGCGTTGCTTGCAATGCTTGGCTACGCCTACATCTTCACCATCCTGGCACTGCTACTGGCTATCCTAGGACTGCTTGTGGCGATGGTGATCTCAACCGGCAGACTCAATGGTTACATGATCAAATTCGCTATTCTGATTCTCGTTCCCACATTCATCGTCCTCAAATCCCTGTGGGTGCATTTTCCCCCACCTACGGGTTTAGAATTGCGCCAGCAAGATGTCCCTCGCTTGTTTGAGCTGGTTGACGAACTCACGTTAAAGTTGGAAGCGCCACGTTTTCATCACATCTTGCTCACCGAAGAGTTCAGTGCAGGGGTTACCCAAAGACCTCGTTTAGGAATATTTGGATGGCAGCAAAACTATTTACGCGTGGGACTGCCTTTAATGCAAGCGCTTTCTCCAGAACAGTTGCGTGCGGTTCTTGCTCATGAATTAGGACATTTATCTGGTAACCACAGTCGCTTTGCCGGCTGGATTTATCGCGTTAGGCAAATTTATGTTCAAATATTAGAAAGATTACAACAAAGCAATCACGGGGGATCTTCCGTTCTTTTTCAGAATTTTTTTAACTGGTATGCTCCATTTTTTTACGCTTACTCGTTTGTTTTAGCGCGAATGGATGAATATGAAGCAGATCGATGTGCGGCGGCCCTCGCAGGAGCGCAAAATGTGGCTGAAGCCCTGATTAATACTACAATCAGCGCTAGATTTTTGCACAATTCTTTCTGGCCAAATATTGACAAACAAGTAATTCATCAAGTCGAGCCGCCGGCAACAATTTATACGGATTTGGTCAAAGCCTTGGCTGCAGGTATTCCGGCTGATGAGGCGACTATTTGGCTAGACCGAGCGCTTGCACAAAAGACCGATCTGGATGACACCCATCCTTGCCTAACAGACAGACTTTCTGCTTTAGGTTATCTCAAAGGCAAACCCAAGCAACTTCCCCTGCCGGCTGATATCAAAATTAGTGCAGCTCAAGAATTTTTAGAAAGTAAATTTAAACAGTTTCTCGCAGATTTTGACCATACCTGGAAACAGGAAATGGAAACGCCTTGGCGGCAACGCTATGCCTACGCTAAAGAAGCACAAAATCAGTTAAAAATCCTTGAGAAGAAAGCTAAAACTCAGCAGCTCACGCCGGAGGACGCTTGGGATCACGCCGCTTGGACGGCAGAATTTAAGGGAAATGAAGCAGCGATTCCACTTTTGAGAGAAATCCTCACGACTGCGCCGGCACATCCTTCAACACACTTTTTACTAGGTCAAATTTTATTAGAGAAAAATGAACTTTCTGGCATCGGTCACATCGAGAAAGCGATGGAAAAAGACCCGGAAAAAGTGCTGCCTGGGTGTGAGTTGATTTATGCTTTTTTCAAAGAGCAGGGACAGATCGAAAAAGCAAAAGCTTACCAAGCACGCGCTCAACAACATTATGAGTTACTGTTAATAGCTCAGCAAGAGCGGTCTTTTGTGCAGGAAAGTGACACGTTTCTGCCTCACGATCTGCCATCACCAGCTCTAGAACCTCTGCGGCAGCTAGTTTCTCGTTACACTCAAGTTAAAGAGGTCTATTTAGTCCGGAAAAGGGTGATCTATTTTCCCGAAAAGCCTTTTTATGTGTTAGGAATAAAATTACGTCGGACTTGGTATAAATTCCAAAGTTCGGACAGTGATCAACAATTTTTCAACCAGTTTGTGTCTGAAGTAAAGCTTCCCGGACAAGCTTATGTTATTCTTCTTAATTCTCAAGAGAAAAACTTCAAAAATTTAGAACAAATCTTGCGAGAAATACAGGGTGCGGCTATTTACAAACATGAAGGATGA